Genomic window (Flavobacteriales bacterium):
AGCATAATGGGACAAAAAGCAAACCCGATCGGCCAACGCCTGGGCCTCATCAAGGGCTGGGACAGCAACTGGTACGGCGGCGATAATTACGCCGATAAACTGGTGGAGGACGAGAAGATCCGTCAATACCTCATGGCCCGCTTGAAAAAGGCGAGCGTCTCCCGCATCATCATCGAGCGCACCTTGAAGCTGGTGACCGTGACGATCAACACGGCACGCCCTGGTGTCATCATCGGTCGTGGCGGTTCCGAGGTGGACAAGTTGCGCGAGGAGCTGAAGAAGTTCACCGGCAAGGACGTCCAGATCAACATTTTCGAGATCAAGCGCCCCGAGCTCGACGCCCGTTTGGTGGCCGACAGCATCGCCCGCCAATTGGAGGGCCGCATCAGCTTCCGTCGCGCCATGAAGATGAGCGTGGCCAGCACGATGCGCATGGGCGCTGAAGGCATCAAAGTGCAGGTGAGCGGCCGCTTGAACGGCGCCGAGATCGCCCGTACCGAGAAATACCGCGAAGGCCGTGTGCCGTTGCACACCCTGCGTGCCGACATCGACTTCGCCATCACCGAGGCGCACACCAAGATGGGACGCATCGGGGTGAAGTGCTGGATCATGCGTGGCGAGGTCTACGGCAAGCGTGACCTGAGCCCGAACCAAGGACAAGTGAAAGGACCCGGCGGCATGCGCATGGGCCCTGGCAACGATCGTCGCGGTGGTGAACGTCGTGGCCCAGGAGGTCCCGGTGGAGGAGAGCGTCGTGGAGGTGGTGGTGAGCGTCGTGGCCCAGGTGGTCCCGGCGGTGAGCGTCGCGGCCCTGGTGGTCCCGGCGGCGAGCGTCGCGGCCCAGGTGGAAATCGTGGAGGTAATCGTCCTAACAACTAAGAACCATGTTGCAACCTAAGCGCAGTCGGCGCCGCAATATGCACAAGGGCCGCATGAAGGGCGAGTCCCAACGCGGTCACCGCGTGGCACTCGGATCCTTCGGCCTCAAAGCGATGGAGAGCGTATGGCTCACCGGACGCCAGATCGAATCCGCCCGTGTGGCCCTGACCCGCCACATGAAGCGTGAAGGGCAAGTGTGGATCAAGGTCTTCCCGGACAAGCCGGTGACCAGCAAGCCCGCAGAGGTTCGGATGGGTAAGGGCAAAGGCGCATTGGACCACTGGGTGGCCGTGACGCGTGCCGGGAAGATCATCTTCGAGATCGACGGCGTGCCCGTTGAGACCGCGAAGGAGGCTCTCCGCCTGGCTGCCCAAAAGCTGCCGATCCGCACGAAGTTCGTGACGCGTGAAGATTTTGACGGTCAATAAGCTACCGTGATGAAGAAGAAAAAACAGGAATTGAAGGACCTTACGCCGCTGGAACTGCAGGATAAGCTGCAGACCGAGCAGGACGCTTTGGGCAAGCTGCGCTTCAACCATGCGGTAAGCCCCGTGGAAAGCCCGGCCCAACTGCGCGCAACTCGCAAGAGCGTTGCCAGGATCCTTACCGAGATGCGCCGTCGCGAGATCGCCAACACCGCCCAAGCATGAGCACCGAAAGCACAGAGACCACCACGGCCCAGGAGGCCGGCACCCGGAACCTCCGGAAGGAGCGTGTGGGCATCGTCACCAGTGACAAGATGAACAAGAGCATCACCGTCACCGTGGAGCGTCGCGTTATGCACCCGAAGTACGGGAAGTTCGTGAAGCTCTCCAGCAAGTTCATGGCGCACGACGAAAAGGGTGATGCACACGTGGGCGACACCGTCCGCATCGCCGAGACGCGCCCGATGAGCAAATTGAAGCGCTGGCGTTTGGTGGAAGTGGTTGAACGAGCCAAGTAAGTTAAGACCGAGCAGAACCATGATCCAACAGGAATCCCGGCTTTCAGTGGCCGATAATAGCGGAGCCCGCGAAGTGCTCGTGATCCGCGTGCTTGGCGGCACCGCGCGCCGCTATGCCCGCATCGGGGACACCGTGGTGGTCACCATCAAGAACGCGCTGCCGAACAGCGGTGCCAAGAAGGGGACCGTGAGCAAGGCCGTGGTGGTGCGCACCCGTAAGGAGACGCGCCGCAAGGACGGCAGCTACATCCGCTTCGATGACAACGCGGTAGTGCTGCTGGACGCCGGCGGCGAAATGCGGGGCACCCGCATCTTCGGCCCCGTGGCCCGCGAGCTGCGCGAGAAGAAGTTCATGAAGATCATCTCACTGGCACCGGAAGTACTCTAGTATCAGAAACGCAAGGGCGATGAATGCATCGCCCCAACAGATGCAACAGAAGACACACATCAAGAAAGGCGACATGGTAAAGGTGCTCGCCGGCGAGGACCGCGCCAAGCAGGGCCGCGTGCTCGATGTTGACCGCAGCCACGGCACCGCGCTGGTGGAAGGCCTGCGCATCAATAAAAAGCACAGCAAGCCCACCACGGCCACTCCCCAGGGAGGCATCGTGGAGAAGGAGGGGCCCATCCACATCAGCAACCTGATGCTGATCGACGCGAAGACCGGTGAGCCGGGTCGCGTAGGCCGTAAGGAAGGAAAGGACGGGAAGCTGGAACGCTTCGTGAAAGTGAAGAACAAGAAAACCGCGAAGAAGTGATGAGCACTTACGCACCCCGCCTCCGGGCGAAGTACAAGAATGAGGTCGTTCCCGGCCTGCTGAAGGAGTTCAACTACAAGAGCCCCATGCAGGTGCCGCGCATCGTTAAGATCGCGGTGAACCAAGGTCTTGGGATCGCCGTTGGTGACAAGAAGATCGTGGACAATGCCGTGGAGGAGATGACCCTGATCACCGGTCAGCGTGCCCAAGCGACGATCTCGCGCAAGGACATCAGCAACTTCAAACTTCGTAAGGGCATGCCTATCGGGGCACGCGTCACCTTGCGCGGTGCGAAAATGTACGACTTCCTGGACCGGTTGATCGCGGTGGCCCTTCCCCGGACACGTGACTTCCGCGGGGTGAAGGCCTCCGGCTTCGACGGTCGCGGCAACTTCACCTTCGGCGTGAAGGAGCAGATCATCTTCCCGGAGATCGACATCGACAAGACCCCCAGGATCCAAGGCATGGACATCACCATAGTGACCACCGCGAAGACCGACGCGGAGGCCAAAGCCCTCATGGCAGCGTTCGGGTTCCCCTTCACCAAATAGTGTACGGGCGATGCGTGCATCGCCCAAACTGAAAGACAATGGCAAAAGAATCAATGAAGGCCCGCGAGCGTAAGCGCGCCAAGATGGTGGAGAAGTACGCCGCCAAGCGTGCCGCGCTGAAAGCTGCGGGCGATTGGGACGGCTTGCAGAAGCTTCCCGCCAACAGCAGCAAAGTGCGCATGCACAATCGCTGTCAGCTTACCGGCCGTCCAAAGGGCTACATCCGGCTCTTCGGCATCAGCCGCAACGTGTTCCGCAACATGGCCTTGGACGGCAAGATCCCGGGCGTAACCAAGAGCAGCTGGTAAGACAGACCCCATCGTGAGAGATAGCGCCGGAAAGTAAGGGCGCGAGATCTCGCGCCCCAACGAAAAGAAAATGACAACAGATCCCATCGCCGACTACCTCACCCGCTTGCGGAA
Coding sequences:
- the rpsC gene encoding 30S ribosomal protein S3, with the protein product MGQKANPIGQRLGLIKGWDSNWYGGDNYADKLVEDEKIRQYLMARLKKASVSRIIIERTLKLVTVTINTARPGVIIGRGGSEVDKLREELKKFTGKDVQINIFEIKRPELDARLVADSIARQLEGRISFRRAMKMSVASTMRMGAEGIKVQVSGRLNGAEIARTEKYREGRVPLHTLRADIDFAITEAHTKMGRIGVKCWIMRGEVYGKRDLSPNQGQVKGPGGMRMGPGNDRRGGERRGPGGPGGGERRGGGGERRGPGGPGGERRGPGGPGGERRGPGGNRGGNRPNN
- the rplE gene encoding 50S ribosomal protein L5, coding for MSTYAPRLRAKYKNEVVPGLLKEFNYKSPMQVPRIVKIAVNQGLGIAVGDKKIVDNAVEEMTLITGQRAQATISRKDISNFKLRKGMPIGARVTLRGAKMYDFLDRLIAVALPRTRDFRGVKASGFDGRGNFTFGVKEQIIFPEIDIDKTPRIQGMDITIVTTAKTDAEAKALMAAFGFPFTK
- the rpsQ gene encoding 30S ribosomal protein S17 → MSTESTETTTAQEAGTRNLRKERVGIVTSDKMNKSITVTVERRVMHPKYGKFVKLSSKFMAHDEKGDAHVGDTVRIAETRPMSKLKRWRLVEVVERAK
- the rpsN gene encoding 30S ribosomal protein S14 — translated: MAKESMKARERKRAKMVEKYAAKRAALKAAGDWDGLQKLPANSSKVRMHNRCQLTGRPKGYIRLFGISRNVFRNMALDGKIPGVTKSSW
- the rplN gene encoding 50S ribosomal protein L14 — its product is MIQQESRLSVADNSGAREVLVIRVLGGTARRYARIGDTVVVTIKNALPNSGAKKGTVSKAVVVRTRKETRRKDGSYIRFDDNAVVLLDAGGEMRGTRIFGPVARELREKKFMKIISLAPEVL
- the rplX gene encoding 50S ribosomal protein L24, with protein sequence MQQKTHIKKGDMVKVLAGEDRAKQGRVLDVDRSHGTALVEGLRINKKHSKPTTATPQGGIVEKEGPIHISNLMLIDAKTGEPGRVGRKEGKDGKLERFVKVKNKKTAKK
- the rplP gene encoding 50S ribosomal protein L16, giving the protein MLQPKRSRRRNMHKGRMKGESQRGHRVALGSFGLKAMESVWLTGRQIESARVALTRHMKREGQVWIKVFPDKPVTSKPAEVRMGKGKGALDHWVAVTRAGKIIFEIDGVPVETAKEALRLAAQKLPIRTKFVTREDFDGQ
- the rpmC gene encoding 50S ribosomal protein L29; the protein is MKKKKQELKDLTPLELQDKLQTEQDALGKLRFNHAVSPVESPAQLRATRKSVARILTEMRRREIANTAQA